GCCAGAACCGCCGCCACCTCTTCGTCGAGCTCGGCGCAGAGTTCGGCATCGCCGCCGATGGCGCGCGCCCTCGCCAGCGCCATGTGCTCCCAGGTCCAGGCATCCTGGCGCTGATATTTCTTGAACGCGTCGATATGGGTGGCGACCGGCCCCTTGTTGCCGGAGGGGCGCAGGCGAAGGTCCAGTTCATAGAGCACGCCTTCGGCGGTCGGCGCCGAGACGGCGGCGATCAGGCGCTGCGTCATGCGGGTATAGTAATGCGACGGCGCCAGCGGCTTGTCGCCGTCGGACTCTTCGGCATCCGCGTCATGGTCATAGAGCAGGATGAGATCGACATCGGAGCCGGCGGTGAGCTCGCGGCTGCCGAGCTTGCCCATGCCGAGCAGCGCCACCCTACCCCTGGCGATGCTGCCATGGCGCTGCGCGAATTCGGCGATCACCGCTTGAAGCGCCGCCTCGATGGTGAGGTCGGCGAGATCGGAAAAGGCACGCCCCGCCCGCGCCGGATCGATCGAGCCGGCAAGCAAGCGCACGCCGATCAGGAATTTCTGCTCGGCGGCAAAGATGCGCAGGCGATCGAGCACGTCCTCATAGGCGTGGTCGCCCTCGATGAAGGCGGCAAGGCGGGCCGAAAGATAGGCGCGATCCGGCAATTCGGTGAGCAGCGCCGGGTCGAGCAGCCCGTCAAAAACATGCGGGCGGCGCGTGATGATGGCCGCCAGCCGTGGGGCAGCGCCCATGATCGTCGCCATCAGCTTGAGCAGCGCCGGGTTCGATTGCAGCAGCGAGAAGAGCTGGATGCCCGCTGGCAGGCCGGCAAGGAACTCGTCGAAGCGGATCAGCGCCTCGTCGGCGCGTCGCGTCTGGCCAAAGGCTTTGAGCAGCGCCGGCGTCAGTTCGGTCAGCCGCTCACGCGCTTCGGCAGACTGGGTGACGCGGTAGCGGCCGAAATGCCAGCCGCGGATGACGCGACAGATGTCGCTCGGCCGCTGAAAGCCCAGGCGATGCAAGGTCTGCAGCGTGTCAGGATCGTCGACATCGCCGGTGAAGACCAGATTGCCGATACCGGCCGACAGTTCGGGAGCGGTTTCGAACAGCGCCGCATAGTGCCGCTCGACCTGCTGCAACGAGGCGCGGAAGGCCTGCGTGAAATCGGCCTCGCCGGCAAAGCCCAGCATCAGCGCAATGCGTTCCAGCCCCTCGTCGCTGTCGGGCAGGATATGCGTCTGCTCGTCCGCCACCATCTGGATGGCGTGCTCGACACGGCGCAGGAACCAGTATTGCCGGGTGAGCGCATCGCGCGCATCGGCGGTGATCCAGCCGCGCGCGGCGAGCGCACCCAGCATCGGCACCGTCTCGCGGCCGCGCAGCTCCGGGAAGCGGCCGCCGGCGATGAGCTGCTGGGTCTGGACGAAGAACTCGATCTCGCGAATGCCGCCGCGGCCGAGCTTCACATTGTGGCCCTTCACCGCGATCTCGCCATGACCCTTATGGGCATGGATCTGGCGCTTGATCGAGTGGACGTCGGCGATCGCGGCATAGTCCATGTATTTGCGCCAGACATAGGGCTGCAATTCCTTGAGGAAGGCGGCGCCGGCGGCAAGGTCGCCGGCAACTGGGCGCGCCTTGATCATGGCGGCGCGCTCCCAGTTCTGGCCGCGCGCCTCATAATAGCGAAGCGCGGCCTCGACCGGGATCGCCAGCGGCGTCGAGCCTGGATCGGGACGGAGCCTGAGATCGGTGCGGAAGACATAGCCGTGCTCGGTGCGGTCCTGCAGGATTCGCACGAGCCGCCGGGTGAGCCTGGAGAACAGCTCGGTCGCGTCGAGCGGGTCGATGACGGCCGGCGCTTCCGGATCGAAGAAGACGACGAGGTCGATATCGGAGGAAAAATTCAGCTCATGCGCGCCGAGCTTGCCCATGCCGAGCAGGATCCAGCCTGAATCCTTTGCCGGCACCGCCGGCTTCGGCAGCTTGAGCTTGCCTTGCCGGTGCGCGTCGAGCAGCAGGAAATCGACGGCGGCGTTTGTACAGGCGTCGGCCAAATCGCTGAGGCGGCGCACCGTCACGGAGGTCTCCGCCTCGCCCGAAAGATCGGCCATCGCGATCAGGAAATGCGCTTCCGTCTTCCATTGCCGCAGCGCCATCATCAGGCTCGATTCCGAGGCGTCGTCCGACTTGGCCGCGCCGCTGATCGCTTCGCCGATGGCGCCGAGCCGCGCTTCGATCGTTCCATCGAACAGCGTGTCGAGGATTGCCGGCCGGCGGCGCGCGACATCGCGCAGGAAGGGCGAGAGATCGAACACGGCCGCCAGCAGGTCCAGCGGCGGCCCCTCGCCCGCCAGGAATCCAGCGAGGCGGGAAAGCCCTCCTCCTCGGCGGCGTCGGCGATCTCCGACAATTCGCGCCGGGCATGCTCCGTGTCCAGGGGCTGGAGCGCCAATGTCGGGCTAAGCCGGAATTCGGATTCGATTTTCTTCTTCGCCATTTGTCCGAACCATCAATGCGTCTCCCGCAACGGAAAACTCATGACCACGGACAATCCTGGATTGGCGGGCAAAAGATCAAGCCTGCCGTTGTGGAAAGTCATGATGGCCTTGGCGAGGCTGAGGCCGAGGCCCGAGCCCGGCTGCGAGCGGCTCTTTTCCAGGCGCACGAAGCGCTCGGTGGCGCGGGCACGATCGGCGTCGTCGGGAATGCCGTGGCCATTGTCGGTGACGGTAAGCTTGATTTCGCTTCCGGCGCGCTCCAGCGCCACACGCACTCTCGGCGTCTCGGCGGCGTCGGTCGAGTATTTGATGGCGTTGTCGACGATGTTGGACAGCGCCTGACCGATCAGCTCGCGGTTGCCGTTGATCGTGAAGGCCTCGGGGACGGTCGCCTCCAGCGTGACACCCGCTTCCTCCGCCACCGGCTCGTAGAGCTCGACGACGTCGCTCACCGTTGCGGCGAGATCGACCGGACCGGTCTGTTCCGAGGAATAGCCGGCCTCCAGTCGCGAGATCATCAGTATGGCGTTGAACGTCTTGATGAGCTGGTCGGACTCCGCGATCGTGCCTTCCAGCGCCTGGCGGTAGTCTTCCGTCTTGTGCCTGCCGGCAAGCGTCGCCTCGGCGCGGTTGCGCAGCCTGGTCAGCGGCGTCTTCAGATCATGGGCGATGTTGTCGGAGACCTGCTTCAGCCCCTCATTCAGCATGGCGATTCTGGCCAGCATCGCATTGAGGTTTTCCGACAGGCGGTCGAATTCGTCGCCGGCGCCGGTGACCGGCAGCCGTCCGCTGAGGTCGCCGCCCATGATGCGGCGGCTGGCATCGGACACGCTGTCGATGCGTTTCAGCGCGGCGCGCCCGACGAAGAACCAGATCAGGAGCCCGCCCAGGCCCATCATGCCGAGCGCCAGCGTCAGTGCCCTGCTGATGACGGCGCGGAAGCGCTCGGGCTCGCCGAGGTCGCGGCCGACCAGCATGATCATCTGGTTTGGTAGTCGCAGCACCAAGGCGATGGCGTTGTGGCCCTTTTCGCCTGTCGATTGGGGAGTGCTGTTGTCGCCGGCCTGGGGCGCGGACTGGTCGGTAGCTCCACTGCGCAACCGGTCGAGCTCGCCTTCGCCGAAGCGCTGGTAGGAGAAGGGCTCGGTCGTCCAGCCCTCGGTCTCGATGACGCCGGGCTCCAGGCTCTGCACGTTGCCGGTCAGGATCTGGCCGTTGGCGTCGGCGATGAGATAGAGGTTGGCGCCGGGCTGGCGCGAGCGGTTTTCGACGACGCGCACCAGCACGGGCAGGCCGCCGCGCTGATAGGCACGGGCGAGGCCCAGCACCTCGTCGTTGATGGTCTCCTGCGTCTGCGCGGTCAGCATGCGCGCCGACAGCGACGTCATGTAGAAGACGAGCAGCACCGCGCAAAGCGCAAAAAGCAGAAGATAGAGCGCCGAGAGCCGGGCCGCCGTCGTCTTCATGATGGCCGGCAGGGAAAGAGCCATTTTGCTCCTTAACCGCCTTTCAGCATGTAGCCGGCGCCGCGGATCGTGTGCAGGATCGGCTTGTCGAAGCCTTTTTCGATCTTGCCGCGCAGGCGCGAGACATGGACGTCGATGACGTTGGTCTGCGGATCGAAATGATAGTCCCAGACATTTTCCAGAAGCATGGTGCGGGTCACCACCTGGCCGGCATGGCGCATCAGATATTCGAGCAGGCGGAACTCGCGCGGCTGCAGCGTGATCTCGCGCCCCGCCCGCTTGACCGAATGCGACAGCCGGTCGAGATCGAGGTCGCCGACGCGGTAGACGGTCTCGGATTCGCGCGCGCCGGCACGGCGATTCAGCACCTCGACGCGGGCGAGCAATTCGGAAAAGGCGTAGGGCTTGGTGAGATAATCGTCGCCGCCGGCGCGCAAGCCGGTGACGCGGTCGTCGACCTCGCCCAGGGCGGACAGGATCAAGACCGGCGTGGTGTTGCCGCGCGAGCGAAGCGCGGCGATCACCGACAGGCCGTCACGGCGCGGCATCAGGCGGTCGACCACCATCACGTCATAGTCGCCGGCGTCGGCCAGCGCGAAGCCGGTCTCGCCGTCGCCGGCGACATGGGCGGTGTGGCCTGCCTCGACGAAGGCTTTCTGCAAGTAGTCCGCCGCCTCGCGATCGTCTTCCATGACGAGAATCTTCATGGAGCCGTTATACGCGATTTCATCGGAGGTTTGAGGGGCAGTCATTGCGTCCTGCTTTGCCTTCATTAGTCGCATGTCTTCTTCCCAAAACCGGCAACCACTTTTGGGCGACATGCGATAAAGCGGCAGCGGGTGATGGGAAACCCGCTGCCGCCAGGAGCGAAACACGGTGACTGACTTACGTGCTCGGCCCCATGTTTCCCCACGGCGGCTCGGGGGTGTTGATACGGCCATGGGGAAAGCTGAACGTCTTCTAGTGGCGCATGGTCCTTTCCGAAAACCCCCATGGGATTTCCGGGGTCATGCGCGGCATGTCAGCCCTTGCCGACCGGCAGCGCGACGAAGCGGTTCGAGTCGTCGCGGGTGATCTGCATCAGCACGGCCTTGCGGCCGGCCTTGGCGGCATCGGTCATCGCCTTGGAGACGTCGTCGGTGGTGTTCACCTCGTTCGAATTGATCGAGGTGATGACGTCGCCGGGCTGGATGCCGCGGTCGGCCGCGTCGCTGTCGGGATCGACATCGGTGACCACGAGTCCCTTGCCGTTTTCGGCCTTGGTGACGGTCAGGCCGAGATCGGCAAGCGTGTCGGGCTTGGCGGCAGGCGCCGACTGCTTGCTGTTGTCGTCGTTCGAGGCCTGCTTGTCGCTCGCGGGCAGCGTGCCGAGATCGACCTTGACCGTCTCGTCCTTGCCGTTACGCCAGACCGTGACATCGACCGATTTGCCCGGCGCAAACGCACCGATCATGCGGGCGAGCTCCTTCGGCGAGGCGACGTCCTTGCCGTCGACCTGGGTGATGACATCCCCGGCGGTGATGCCCGCCTTCTTGCCCGGACCTGCGTCCTGGGCGCCCGACACCAGCGCGCCCTTGTCCGACTTCAGGCCGAGCGACTCGGCGATGTCGGAGGTGACCGGCTGGATCTCGACGCCGAGCCAGCCGCGCTGGACGGAGCCGCTCTTCATCAGGTCCTGGACGACCTGCTTGGCGGTCGAGGCCGGGATGTCGAAGGCAATGCCGACGCTGCCGCCCGACGGCGAGAAGATGGCGGTGTTGATGCCGATCACCTGGCCGTTGAGGTTGAAGGTCGGACCGCCCGAATTGCCGCGGT
This region of Mesorhizobium sp. M2A.F.Ca.ET.046.03.2.1 genomic DNA includes:
- a CDS encoding HAMP domain-containing sensor histidine kinase, encoding MALSLPAIMKTTAARLSALYLLLFALCAVLLVFYMTSLSARMLTAQTQETINDEVLGLARAYQRGGLPVLVRVVENRSRQPGANLYLIADANGQILTGNVQSLEPGVIETEGWTTEPFSYQRFGEGELDRLRSGATDQSAPQAGDNSTPQSTGEKGHNAIALVLRLPNQMIMLVGRDLGEPERFRAVISRALTLALGMMGLGGLLIWFFVGRAALKRIDSVSDASRRIMGGDLSGRLPVTGAGDEFDRLSENLNAMLARIAMLNEGLKQVSDNIAHDLKTPLTRLRNRAEATLAGRHKTEDYRQALEGTIAESDQLIKTFNAILMISRLEAGYSSEQTGPVDLAATVSDVVELYEPVAEEAGVTLEATVPEAFTINGNRELIGQALSNIVDNAIKYSTDAAETPRVRVALERAGSEIKLTVTDNGHGIPDDADRARATERFVRLEKSRSQPGSGLGLSLAKAIMTFHNGRLDLLPANPGLSVVMSFPLRETH
- a CDS encoding response regulator transcription factor is translated as MKILVMEDDREAADYLQKAFVEAGHTAHVAGDGETGFALADAGDYDVMVVDRLMPRRDGLSVIAALRSRGNTTPVLILSALGEVDDRVTGLRAGGDDYLTKPYAFSELLARVEVLNRRAGARESETVYRVGDLDLDRLSHSVKRAGREITLQPREFRLLEYLMRHAGQVVTRTMLLENVWDYHFDPQTNVIDVHVSRLRGKIEKGFDKPILHTIRGAGYMLKGG
- a CDS encoding Do family serine endopeptidase; this encodes MNNAPNSYSRTRKRLMAAVASLAVVGTIGAGMLATGTAPVLAEAVRVEAPQMPSFADVVEHVSPAVVSVKVKAKIQPTADDGSDDQGGFDNLPDNPQLRRFFKEFRGFGDQGQGGQFGMRRFGHRDHGNGEPRPVAQGSGFFISEDGYLVTNNHVVSEGSDFTVVTNDGKELDAKLIGTDPRTDLAVLKVDGGGNKFTYVDFADDSKVRIGDWVVAVGNPFGLGGTVTAGIVSARGRDIGAGPYDDFIQIDASVNRGNSGGPTFNLNGQVIGINTAIFSPSGGSVGIAFDIPASTAKQVVQDLMKSGSVQRGWLGVEIQPVTSDIAESLGLKSDKGALVSGAQDAGPGKKAGITAGDVITQVDGKDVASPKELARMIGAFAPGKSVDVTVWRNGKDETVKVDLGTLPASDKQASNDDNSKQSAPAAKPDTLADLGLTVTKAENGKGLVVTDVDPDSDAADRGIQPGDVITSINSNEVNTTDDVSKAMTDAAKAGRKAVLMQITRDDSNRFVALPVGKG